In the Candidatus Mycosynbacter amalyticus genome, one interval contains:
- a CDS encoding regulatory protein RecX, which translates to MKVTALTAQQKDPNRINVMVDSKYRFSLDISQVVSLGVKVGREYSDAELAEIEGESQFGKLYARALEYCLMRPHSAREVRDYLWRKTRETKYKSRRTGEIKTRDGVAPELADRVYDKLVEKQYIDDEKFARYWVENRNLTKGASRRKLSSELAAKGVERGVVERLLAESARTDDDELQKILAKKRSKYSDEQKLMQYLARQGFSYDDIKHALSDDRT; encoded by the coding sequence ATGAAAGTCACTGCCCTCACTGCTCAGCAAAAAGATCCTAATCGCATCAATGTAATGGTCGACAGTAAATATCGCTTCAGTCTCGATATCTCGCAAGTAGTGTCGCTGGGTGTCAAAGTTGGGCGAGAGTATAGCGATGCAGAGCTGGCGGAGATAGAGGGCGAGAGTCAGTTCGGCAAGCTGTACGCACGAGCGCTCGAATACTGCTTGATGCGGCCACATAGCGCACGAGAGGTAAGGGATTATTTGTGGCGTAAGACTCGCGAGACAAAATATAAATCGCGCCGGACAGGCGAGATCAAAACGCGCGATGGTGTGGCGCCAGAACTAGCAGATAGAGTGTATGACAAGCTTGTAGAAAAGCAGTATATTGACGACGAGAAGTTTGCGCGGTACTGGGTAGAAAACCGCAATCTCACGAAGGGAGCAAGTCGCCGGAAGCTCTCGAGCGAACTGGCGGCAAAAGGTGTGGAGCGCGGTGTTGTAGAGCGCTTACTGGCGGAATCTGCTCGTACAGACGACGACGAATTACAGAAGATCCTGGCCAAAAAGCGTAGCAAATATAGTGATGAACAAAAACTGATGCAGTACCTTGCTCGTCAAGGATTTAGTTATGACGACATCAAACATGCGCTCAGTGACGATCGGACTTGA
- the ruvB gene encoding Holliday junction branch migration DNA helicase RuvB translates to MAIERIVDTGATDDDSDEQIIEITLRPQTFDDYIGQERLKKNLKLAIDAAKKRSEPIDHVLLYGPPGLGKTTMATVIANEMGTNIRVTAGPAIERAGDLASILTNLQDGDVLFIDEIHRLSRAVEEVLYSAMEDYKLDIVIGKGPAARSVRLDLPKFTVIGATTRTGSLAAPLRDRFGLIHRLEFYTPAEIEQIITRAAGILESQIDQAAAQDLSTRARLTPRIANRLLKRVRDYADVNGDGIIDGATTKKALALLEVDELGLDPADRQLLRSMIENYGDNPVGLTTLAALTGDETSTIEDFYEPYLLQIGFIERTPRGRRVTQKARRHLGSEPAA, encoded by the coding sequence ATGGCCATAGAACGAATAGTAGATACCGGTGCGACAGACGACGACAGCGACGAGCAGATTATAGAGATAACGCTGCGTCCGCAGACGTTTGATGACTACATAGGTCAAGAGCGACTCAAGAAGAATCTCAAGCTTGCGATCGACGCGGCCAAGAAGCGCAGTGAACCGATTGACCATGTGTTGCTGTATGGACCTCCTGGTCTCGGCAAGACGACCATGGCAACGGTGATTGCCAACGAAATGGGTACGAATATACGTGTCACGGCCGGGCCAGCTATCGAGCGTGCCGGTGATCTGGCTAGTATCCTCACGAATCTCCAAGACGGCGACGTGCTATTTATCGATGAGATCCACCGCCTGAGTCGTGCTGTAGAAGAGGTGCTGTATAGCGCTATGGAAGATTACAAACTCGACATTGTGATCGGCAAAGGGCCAGCTGCACGAAGTGTGCGACTCGATTTGCCGAAGTTTACAGTGATCGGTGCTACGACGCGGACGGGCAGCTTGGCTGCACCGCTTCGCGATAGGTTTGGACTGATTCATCGGCTAGAGTTCTATACGCCCGCCGAAATCGAGCAAATTATCACCCGTGCTGCAGGTATATTGGAGAGCCAGATAGACCAAGCAGCTGCCCAAGACCTATCAACTCGTGCGCGCTTGACGCCGCGTATTGCCAATCGCCTACTCAAGCGCGTGCGTGACTATGCCGATGTGAACGGCGACGGAATCATCGACGGCGCTACGACAAAAAAGGCACTGGCGCTGCTCGAAGTGGATGAACTTGGCCTTGACCCGGCCGATCGTCAGTTACTGCGGAGTATGATCGAAAACTACGGTGATAATCCCGTGGGCCTCACCACGCTTGCGGCGCTCACTGGCGATGAGACGAGTACTATCGAAGATTTTTACGAACCATACTTGTTGCAAATTGGCTTTATTGAGCGCACGCCGCGCGGTCGCCGTGTGACGCAGAAAGCTCGTCGTCATCTGGGTAGCGAGCCGGCAGCGTGA
- a CDS encoding prepilin-type N-terminal cleavage/methylation domain-containing protein, whose translation MRKSAGFTIIELLVVVVLFLSMCGLFLYQKNTIEAVARDDRRKADINTMYHNLEKVYYPAHQSYPDTLNTTTLPSVQADTFKDPAGLAVNELRIDNSVLGTTTRSTYTYEPTNCKNNQCSGYTLRADLEKEADYVRTSVHGNKK comes from the coding sequence ATGAGAAAATCTGCGGGCTTCACTATCATCGAGCTACTCGTCGTAGTGGTGCTATTTCTATCGATGTGCGGGCTTTTCCTATATCAGAAGAACACCATCGAAGCTGTCGCGCGGGACGATCGCCGAAAAGCCGATATTAATACGATGTACCACAATCTCGAGAAGGTCTATTACCCCGCCCACCAATCCTACCCTGACACGCTCAACACCACAACCTTGCCATCGGTACAAGCCGACACATTCAAAGATCCAGCTGGTCTTGCCGTCAACGAGCTGCGTATTGACAATTCAGTCCTCGGCACTACAACCCGCTCTACTTACACATACGAACCAACTAACTGCAAAAACAATCAGTGTAGCGGCTACACGCTTCGTGCCGATCTCGAAAAAGAAGCAGATTATGTGCGTACATCTGTCCACGGCAACAAAAAGTAA
- a CDS encoding type II secretion system F family protein — MPKFSYEATSTTAPGTIVKGEIEAADRESVVSALGKQHLNPVSIKEAKAGGFNLSLGGGKVKSDELVIFTRQLSAMISAGVPLLRSLNSLAEHAENPAFKKILNTVIIDIQSGTGFGEALEKYPRVFSDVYVNMVKAGETAGILDDILKRLATQQEKNATIRKKIKSAMSYPMVLVVIMIGAFFGLMLFVIPQIGKIITDLGGPDAKLPLLTQIMLGISAFLLGYWFLWMPALVGAVFGVTRYLRTPGGKRNFHILILKLPPVNTIIKKVAVARFARTYSSLIGAGVSVIEAIHVTGRAIGNTVYMEALEDAANRVKNGEQLSKIVEEREDLFPSILSQMLSVGEETGQTDVVLIKVADFYEEEVDVAIDGISSIIEPVMIVSMGSMVGLIAASVMGPIASISQNIKG, encoded by the coding sequence ATGCCAAAATTTAGCTACGAAGCCACCTCCACTACTGCACCGGGCACTATCGTCAAAGGTGAAATTGAGGCAGCTGATCGGGAGAGCGTTGTAAGTGCACTCGGCAAACAACACCTCAATCCCGTCAGTATCAAGGAAGCCAAAGCGGGCGGCTTCAATCTTAGTCTTGGTGGTGGCAAAGTCAAGTCAGACGAGCTCGTGATCTTTACACGACAACTCAGCGCCATGATCAGCGCTGGCGTACCGCTTCTGCGCTCACTCAATTCACTCGCTGAGCATGCTGAAAATCCAGCCTTCAAAAAGATCCTCAATACAGTCATTATCGATATCCAAAGCGGTACCGGTTTTGGTGAAGCACTCGAAAAATACCCGCGCGTCTTCAGCGATGTCTATGTCAACATGGTCAAAGCCGGCGAAACCGCTGGTATCCTGGACGACATCCTCAAGCGCCTAGCGACGCAGCAAGAAAAAAACGCCACTATCCGCAAAAAGATCAAAAGTGCTATGTCCTATCCGATGGTACTGGTTGTCATCATGATCGGCGCATTCTTCGGGCTGATGCTGTTCGTGATCCCGCAAATCGGCAAGATTATCACTGATTTGGGCGGTCCAGATGCCAAGCTTCCACTACTCACTCAAATCATGCTCGGAATTAGCGCCTTTTTGCTCGGCTATTGGTTCCTATGGATGCCTGCGCTTGTTGGTGCCGTCTTTGGTGTGACACGCTACTTACGTACTCCTGGTGGTAAACGCAATTTTCACATTCTTATTCTCAAGCTTCCGCCTGTCAACACTATTATCAAAAAGGTTGCCGTTGCCCGCTTTGCACGAACCTACTCATCACTCATCGGTGCTGGCGTTTCAGTCATCGAGGCCATCCATGTAACCGGACGCGCCATCGGTAACACCGTCTACATGGAAGCGCTAGAAGACGCAGCCAATCGTGTCAAAAATGGTGAACAGCTATCAAAGATCGTCGAAGAGCGTGAAGATCTCTTCCCCTCTATTCTTTCTCAGATGCTATCTGTGGGAGAAGAGACAGGACAGACCGATGTCGTGCTCATCAAAGTCGCCGATTTCTACGAAGAAGAGGTGGATGTAGCAATCGACGGCATCAGTTCCATCATCGAGCCAGTCATGATCGTATCGATGGGCTCCATGGTCGGTCTGATTGCCGCAAGTGTGATGGGACCTATCGCAAGCATCTCGCAAAACATCAAAGGCTAG
- the ruvA gene encoding Holliday junction branch migration protein RuvA translates to MIAHVHGTVAEKFGNAIIVDVHGVGYEVQTALGDYERALLHEEVKFYTYHHIREQSQDLFGFSSLAAKKLFELLITVQGVGPKAALAILSLADSEVVRNAIASEDVAFVTKASGVGKKTAERVVVDLHDKVGLALRYDNNMATGESAVLSHTDEALEALMALGYNLNDATKALEGVSTELSTAERVTRALKG, encoded by the coding sequence ATGATTGCACATGTACACGGTACGGTTGCAGAAAAGTTTGGCAATGCTATCATCGTGGATGTGCATGGTGTAGGTTATGAAGTACAGACAGCGCTGGGTGATTACGAGCGAGCGCTGCTGCACGAAGAAGTGAAGTTTTATACCTACCATCATATCCGTGAGCAATCGCAGGATCTGTTTGGCTTCTCGAGTCTGGCAGCCAAGAAGCTGTTCGAGCTCCTTATCACAGTGCAAGGCGTCGGGCCAAAAGCTGCACTGGCAATCCTAAGTCTGGCGGATAGCGAAGTGGTGCGAAATGCCATCGCAAGTGAAGATGTGGCGTTCGTGACGAAAGCGAGTGGCGTCGGCAAAAAGACCGCTGAGCGCGTAGTGGTAGATTTGCACGACAAAGTCGGTCTGGCGCTACGCTACGACAATAATATGGCGACTGGTGAATCCGCCGTGCTCTCGCATACCGATGAAGCACTCGAGGCGCTGATGGCGCTCGGGTACAATCTAAATGACGCGACGAAAGCACTCGAAGGTGTATCAACTGAACTATCGACAGCTGAGCGCGTGACGCGGGCGTTGAAAGGCTAG
- a CDS encoding PRC-barrel domain-containing protein, producing the protein MLLPAQELLNMPVMSLQTGTEIAETVGCVIDPDTLNILAYEINGKSLDEHPAFLKIEDIRELSDIGFIVDSSDEVISLDDIVTHKQLYEAPVQLESMHVIDEQHTKLGKVEQLVMDTQSFRVEQLQVRRPFFKSLSDTSLVIHRQQIIAITPDAIIVRTPTVRESNQSPLEKQPLINPFRGTRPPQPESVKSDRH; encoded by the coding sequence ATGCTACTTCCCGCGCAAGAATTGCTCAATATGCCAGTGATGAGCCTGCAGACAGGCACCGAGATTGCTGAAACTGTCGGCTGTGTCATAGATCCTGATACGCTCAATATTCTCGCGTATGAAATCAATGGCAAAAGCCTTGACGAACACCCGGCATTTCTCAAGATCGAGGATATTCGCGAGCTCAGTGATATTGGCTTTATTGTTGACTCAAGCGATGAAGTGATATCACTTGATGATATCGTGACACACAAACAGCTCTATGAAGCACCTGTACAGCTCGAGTCAATGCACGTCATAGACGAGCAGCACACTAAGCTCGGCAAAGTAGAACAACTCGTGATGGACACGCAGTCGTTTCGTGTTGAGCAGCTCCAAGTTCGTAGACCTTTTTTCAAAAGCCTCTCCGACACCAGCCTCGTGATTCACCGCCAACAAATTATCGCTATCACACCAGATGCAATAATCGTACGCACACCAACTGTACGCGAGTCAAACCAATCACCGCTAGAAAAGCAGCCATTGATAAATCCGTTTCGAGGCACGCGACCGCCGCAACCAGAATCAGTCAAGTCCGATCGTCACTGA
- a CDS encoding PH domain-containing protein, producing the protein MNPQAPERDPAPTLPPAAAEKPVTTDSHVTAIPGQVEGENYDPRLRVQLSNEPNVVHASRAIEPEVGAISPELQQRHEAAKQQYPDLNLSAGEVVLLKVNRHVIGILAPVLVTTLVLSLLVATWIMYPVVLDQNPASGLPSTGVVSLVALCLMLLTGLLGYIAVWVYMRNTFFLTNESVIQEIQHSLFSKHEQTVSLGSIEDVSFVQTGVLQTMLDYGTIRLSTEGEETTYRFHYVSDPRTQTATINNAVEAFKNGRPVDLD; encoded by the coding sequence ATGAATCCACAAGCTCCCGAGCGCGATCCAGCACCAACTCTTCCGCCCGCAGCGGCCGAAAAACCCGTTACGACAGATTCGCATGTTACTGCAATCCCTGGTCAAGTCGAGGGAGAAAACTATGATCCACGTCTGCGTGTACAGCTGTCAAACGAGCCAAATGTCGTCCATGCCTCGCGAGCTATTGAGCCGGAGGTCGGTGCAATCAGTCCGGAACTGCAGCAGCGCCACGAAGCTGCCAAGCAGCAGTATCCCGATCTCAATCTGTCTGCCGGTGAAGTGGTATTACTCAAGGTAAATCGTCATGTTATCGGTATCCTCGCACCAGTGCTTGTGACGACGCTTGTATTGTCGCTGCTGGTGGCGACGTGGATTATGTATCCGGTCGTGCTAGATCAGAACCCCGCTTCGGGGCTACCATCTACTGGTGTTGTCAGTCTTGTGGCGTTATGCCTCATGCTGCTCACGGGTCTACTGGGATATATCGCGGTATGGGTGTATATGCGCAATACCTTTTTCCTCACAAATGAAAGTGTTATCCAGGAGATTCAACACAGTTTATTTTCGAAACATGAGCAGACTGTCAGCCTTGGCAGTATCGAAGACGTGAGTTTTGTGCAGACCGGTGTATTGCAGACGATGCTCGACTACGGCACGATCCGCCTGAGTACTGAGGGTGAAGAAACAACCTATCGATTTCATTATGTGTCTGATCCGCGCACGCAAACGGCTACTATCAACAATGCAGTCGAAGCTTTCAAGAACGGTCGCCCTGTCGACCTAGACTAG
- the pilM gene encoding pilus assembly protein PilM, with amino-acid sequence MGKLFYKDKTLIGLDINTTEIKVMSVDAEKWLVRGYGAIDVDAARMKKVFDKGDPYLETQIKTLLSEKVIGDINTDQIVVSLPTSRTYARAFTVPISAEKNLKEAVELEVGQYVPIPVSLLYVDYEVVDRTKDTLTVIMSAVPQALVNNVMTSIDAAGLTTNAIEPSINSIARLLRTTEEGDLPTLIVDIGPANTDIAVLDGSIRVTGGTTVGGNTFTLDIAKKLGVALENAHQLKVLNGLNPGPRQKKITSAVEPSLQRITSEIRRVMRYYNERISSEKKLEQLLIVGGGSNMPGIGEYFTNDLLMPSRVASPWQKLDFGALAQPAKQFRSRYITVAGLASLTNEEVWK; translated from the coding sequence ATGGGAAAGCTGTTTTACAAAGACAAAACATTAATTGGGCTCGACATCAACACCACCGAAATCAAAGTTATGTCGGTCGATGCAGAAAAATGGCTCGTACGTGGATACGGAGCTATTGATGTCGATGCCGCACGCATGAAAAAGGTCTTCGACAAAGGCGATCCGTATCTCGAGACACAGATCAAGACATTACTGTCTGAAAAGGTCATCGGTGATATAAATACTGATCAGATTGTAGTCAGCCTCCCCACCTCACGCACCTACGCGCGTGCGTTTACTGTACCAATTTCCGCAGAGAAAAATCTCAAAGAGGCAGTCGAACTTGAAGTCGGGCAATATGTGCCTATCCCCGTTTCACTGCTCTACGTCGATTATGAAGTAGTCGATCGTACCAAAGACACTCTCACCGTTATCATGTCGGCTGTGCCACAGGCACTTGTCAACAATGTCATGACCTCAATCGACGCAGCCGGTCTAACTACAAACGCAATCGAACCAAGCATTAACTCGATTGCACGCCTCCTGCGTACCACCGAAGAAGGCGATCTGCCAACGCTTATCGTCGATATCGGCCCCGCCAATACCGACATTGCAGTACTCGACGGATCGATTCGTGTCACGGGAGGTACGACGGTTGGGGGTAATACTTTCACACTTGATATCGCCAAAAAACTTGGCGTCGCACTCGAAAACGCACACCAGCTCAAAGTTCTTAACGGTCTCAACCCTGGCCCCAGACAAAAGAAAATTACTTCGGCCGTCGAACCAAGTCTGCAACGTATCACTTCTGAGATTCGCCGCGTTATGCGCTACTACAACGAACGTATCTCTAGCGAGAAAAAACTCGAGCAACTCCTCATCGTAGGCGGCGGTAGCAACATGCCCGGTATCGGCGAATACTTCACCAACGATCTGCTCATGCCGTCTCGCGTCGCCAGTCCATGGCAAAAACTTGACTTTGGCGCACTAGCTCAACCTGCTAAGCAGTTTCGCTCGCGTTACATCACTGTCGCAGGGCTTGCTAGCTTGACGAACGAGGAGGTCTGGAAATGA
- the recA gene encoding recombinase RecA, producing MAKKADTTDTPVEKVDKKDEGKLKALNLAMDQITKQFGDGSIMKLGEAKKVDVELLPSGALSLDLALGGGYPKGRIIEIYGPESSGKTTLTLHAIAEIQKQGGTAAFIDAEHALDPSYARKLGVDVDNLLVSQPDNGEQALEIAETLVRSNAVDLIVVDSVAALVPQAEIDGDMGDSHMGLQARLMSQALRKLTGIINKSKATVIFINQIRMKIGVMFGNPETTTGGNALKFYASVRMDIRRTGQIKVGEEILGNRTKVKIVKNKIAPPFRIAEFDIMYNEGISRTGDILDLAVQHGIVGKSGAWFDYNDEKIGQGRDKTKEFLKANPELLAEIDAKVRAKVATEDE from the coding sequence ATGGCGAAAAAGGCAGACACGACAGACACACCAGTAGAAAAAGTCGACAAAAAAGACGAGGGCAAGCTAAAGGCGCTGAATCTCGCGATGGATCAAATCACTAAGCAGTTTGGCGACGGCTCTATCATGAAGCTGGGCGAGGCCAAAAAAGTTGATGTGGAACTGTTGCCAAGTGGTGCGCTTTCATTGGACTTGGCACTAGGTGGCGGCTATCCGAAGGGTCGTATTATCGAGATTTATGGTCCAGAAAGTTCCGGTAAGACAACTCTGACACTGCATGCAATCGCCGAGATTCAGAAGCAGGGTGGTACCGCAGCATTCATCGACGCGGAGCATGCGCTTGATCCGAGTTATGCGCGCAAGCTTGGTGTCGACGTAGACAACCTACTCGTATCGCAGCCGGACAACGGTGAGCAAGCACTGGAAATCGCCGAGACACTTGTGCGTAGTAACGCAGTTGATCTGATCGTAGTTGACTCAGTAGCCGCACTGGTACCACAGGCCGAGATCGATGGTGACATGGGTGATAGTCACATGGGCCTCCAGGCACGCCTGATGAGTCAGGCGCTACGCAAGCTAACGGGTATTATCAACAAGTCCAAGGCGACAGTCATTTTCATCAATCAGATTCGTATGAAGATCGGAGTGATGTTTGGCAATCCAGAGACAACCACTGGTGGCAACGCGCTCAAATTCTACGCCAGCGTCCGCATGGATATTCGCCGTACTGGCCAGATCAAGGTAGGCGAGGAGATACTCGGTAACCGCACCAAGGTGAAGATTGTCAAAAACAAGATTGCACCGCCATTCCGCATCGCCGAGTTTGACATCATGTACAACGAAGGTATTTCTAGGACCGGTGACATCCTCGACCTGGCCGTGCAACACGGTATCGTTGGCAAATCTGGCGCATGGTTCGACTACAACGACGAGAAAATCGGCCAGGGTCGCGATAAGACCAAAGAGTTCCTGAAGGCAAATCCAGAGTTACTGGCCGAAATTGACGCCAAAGTGCGCGCGAAAGTTGCTACAGAAGACGAATAG